Proteins from a single region of Candidatus Saccharibacteria bacterium:
- a CDS encoding YaaA family protein: MYILIHSSKTMRPPGTGLAISERPALATKTHELAQYLKSLTPAQIAKTMKISNKLAIITHELAAGWTDDAARQRAAVDSFLGDIYSGLQVASWTNEDRRYANKTLRILSGLYGILRPLDGIYPYRLEMGYRLPGDRFKNLYDFWGSSVAETIPGDETIINLAAVEYSKPVTKYHDPQLVVTPEFLTVNPKTHEPGFVVVHTKIARGAFASWLIRNRITKPVDILKFDELNYRYDKKLSTPARPVFVCETFGGIGLSVRLS; this comes from the coding sequence ATGTATATTCTTATTCACTCATCGAAAACAATGCGGCCGCCAGGAACAGGATTGGCCATTTCTGAACGTCCGGCGCTTGCAACAAAAACGCACGAGCTAGCCCAATATCTGAAGTCTCTGACGCCCGCCCAGATTGCGAAAACGATGAAGATATCGAATAAGTTGGCAATCATCACACACGAGCTTGCCGCCGGCTGGACGGATGATGCTGCACGCCAGCGCGCAGCGGTCGATAGTTTTCTGGGTGATATCTACAGTGGACTTCAGGTTGCGAGTTGGACGAACGAGGATCGTCGCTATGCAAACAAGACGCTTCGCATTCTTTCGGGACTATATGGCATCTTGCGGCCTCTCGATGGTATTTATCCGTATCGCCTAGAAATGGGGTACCGGCTTCCGGGTGATCGTTTTAAAAACCTTTACGACTTTTGGGGCAGTTCTGTAGCAGAGACAATCCCAGGAGACGAGACGATTATTAATTTGGCGGCGGTCGAGTACTCTAAACCTGTGACAAAATACCACGATCCACAACTTGTTGTGACGCCCGAATTTTTAACGGTTAATCCAAAAACGCATGAACCAGGCTTTGTGGTGGTTCATACAAAGATTGCTCGTGGCGCATTTGCCTCGTGGTTGATTCGAAACCGTATCACAAAGCCTGTTGATATTTTGAAATTCGATGAACTTAATTATCGATACGATAAAAAGCTCAGTACTCCAGCGCGACCCGTTTTCGTTTGCGAAACGTTCGGCGGCATTGGCTTAAGTGTTCGTTTAAGCTAG
- a CDS encoding cation:proton antiporter: MFDRLKFMTFLVIAALAGLILAVVFGWQGLEHSPWYILVASALLCFGLYMAVYGIDRQEAKRHWRIVLIAVTFGVLCKYLIIFGATYLVTQSWQYAVLSMALAQIDPLSVAALSSDKRMTKRTRTILNMWASFDDPMTAIATPLLLGAAATLAHQKIAEGSSWVDVLVSITPFAGTLLMVGLLALYRRMKSKNVHAILQEKLDNHESGKNVISGLTAIIAIPMRLYSMAALAGWFVRPSWLGAGRRAEFALNIALYSATFLLGILLAGGVDIVGGITLGVATYGSQIVVAWLVMWAALLVSKKENHSKSKLSRRDTWHLALSQQNGITAIVLALNLEPVINGSVAVVSLAIVTVNALNAVCNGLFDRYSKLA, translated from the coding sequence ATGTTTGATCGATTAAAATTCATGACATTTCTTGTTATTGCCGCTTTGGCGGGGCTTATTCTTGCCGTTGTATTTGGTTGGCAGGGGCTTGAGCATTCGCCATGGTATATTTTGGTGGCAAGTGCCCTTCTATGCTTTGGTCTGTATATGGCGGTATACGGTATCGACCGCCAAGAGGCAAAGCGTCACTGGCGAATCGTCCTTATTGCGGTGACGTTTGGTGTGCTTTGTAAATATTTGATTATTTTTGGCGCGACATATTTAGTGACTCAAAGTTGGCAGTATGCAGTACTAAGTATGGCGCTGGCGCAGATTGACCCGCTGTCTGTTGCGGCCCTGAGCAGCGACAAGCGTATGACAAAGCGCACGCGAACTATCTTGAATATGTGGGCGTCGTTCGACGATCCTATGACGGCAATTGCAACGCCACTTTTGCTTGGTGCCGCTGCAACATTGGCGCACCAAAAAATAGCCGAGGGATCGAGCTGGGTTGACGTTCTTGTGAGTATTACACCATTTGCGGGAACGCTTCTTATGGTCGGCTTGCTTGCGCTTTATCGTCGCATGAAATCAAAAAACGTTCATGCAATTCTGCAGGAAAAACTAGATAATCACGAGTCTGGCAAAAACGTTATCTCGGGCTTAACTGCCATTATCGCGATTCCTATGCGCCTTTACAGTATGGCCGCACTTGCCGGATGGTTCGTTCGCCCGTCTTGGCTAGGCGCTGGCCGCCGCGCCGAGTTTGCGCTTAACATTGCACTGTATAGCGCGACGTTTTTGCTTGGTATTTTACTGGCCGGAGGTGTCGATATTGTCGGCGGCATAACGCTGGGTGTTGCAACATACGGGTCGCAAATAGTAGTGGCGTGGCTTGTTATGTGGGCGGCGTTACTGGTAAGTAAAAAAGAGAATCACTCAAAAAGCAAATTATCGCGCCGCGATACGTGGCATCTGGCGCTTAGCCAGCAAAACGGTATTACGGCAATTGTTTTAGCGCTCAACCTAGAGCCTGTCATTAACGGTAGCGTTGCGGTAGTGTCGCTTGCGATCGTAACAGTGAATGCCCTCAACGCCGTTTGTAACGGTCTTTTCGACCGCTATAGCAAACTAGCGTAG
- a CDS encoding FAD-binding oxidoreductase translates to MTFDTSSVHAFQSHFDGDIILPESPEYESASTVFMAKGAPAIVVRPRTDVAVAESVKFAKEHTLVISVRSGGHSGAGHSTNDSGIIIDLMHLNKVEVIDTAKNTVRIEGGAHWGPTADQLQKLGLAISSGDTNTVGVGGLATAGGIGWMVRKYGLTIDSLVGATVVTASGEILQASKTTNPDLFWGIRGGGGNFGIVTSFEFEAHPIGEVYAGSIVYDFAERGEILKKWRDYMRTASEDLSTMIMPMPSMPAFGGQPAALVLLACYASDNQEEATKVIAALKDFGTVLSDDIQKKPYAEVLEDAHPPQGFQVLVNDALISDFSDELIDTIVKNDTQMLQIRSVGGAMNRVSKDATAFAHRASEALIIAPVFMSPAASQSEIDSALEPWRAIAKFGQGAYINFFNEWTSVESTAAYPPATFNKLVALKRQYDPENIFHRNYNIAPDSELR, encoded by the coding sequence ATGACATTCGACACATCTTCAGTTCACGCGTTCCAATCACATTTCGATGGTGATATTATCCTGCCAGAAAGCCCAGAATACGAAAGCGCGAGCACGGTATTCATGGCAAAAGGAGCACCTGCAATTGTCGTAAGGCCCCGAACCGACGTCGCCGTTGCCGAGAGTGTGAAATTTGCGAAAGAGCATACCCTTGTTATTTCGGTTCGCAGCGGTGGGCATAGCGGTGCAGGCCACAGCACAAACGACAGTGGTATTATTATCGACCTTATGCATTTGAACAAAGTAGAAGTTATCGATACTGCAAAAAATACTGTTCGCATAGAAGGCGGCGCGCACTGGGGACCTACAGCCGACCAACTGCAAAAACTTGGCCTGGCAATTTCATCGGGCGATACGAATACGGTTGGCGTTGGTGGGCTTGCCACAGCCGGAGGTATCGGATGGATGGTTCGTAAGTACGGTCTCACGATCGACAGCCTCGTTGGCGCCACTGTCGTTACAGCATCTGGTGAAATCTTGCAGGCAAGCAAAACTACAAACCCAGATCTATTTTGGGGAATCCGTGGCGGTGGCGGTAATTTTGGTATCGTTACAAGCTTTGAGTTCGAGGCTCACCCTATAGGCGAGGTATACGCCGGGTCGATCGTTTACGATTTTGCCGAACGCGGCGAAATACTAAAAAAATGGCGCGATTACATGCGAACAGCGTCCGAAGACCTATCGACAATGATCATGCCAATGCCAAGCATGCCGGCATTTGGCGGGCAGCCAGCCGCGCTTGTTTTGCTTGCGTGTTACGCTAGCGATAATCAAGAAGAGGCAACAAAGGTGATTGCAGCCTTAAAAGATTTCGGCACCGTTCTTAGCGACGACATACAGAAAAAGCCCTATGCCGAAGTGCTCGAAGATGCACATCCACCCCAAGGCTTCCAGGTTCTTGTTAATGACGCGCTGATTAGCGATTTCAGCGATGAGCTTATTGACACTATCGTAAAAAACGACACGCAAATGCTGCAAATACGAAGTGTCGGTGGCGCCATGAATAGGGTAAGTAAAGACGCAACAGCATTTGCCCACCGCGCAAGCGAAGCGCTTATTATTGCTCCTGTTTTTATGAGCCCTGCAGCATCGCAATCCGAAATTGATTCCGCACTGGAGCCGTGGCGCGCAATTGCCAAATTTGGCCAAGGCGCCTATATCAATTTCTTCAATGAGTGGACGTCAGTCGAATCGACAGCAGCCTATCCTCCAGCAACATTCAATAAGCTTGTCGCGCTAAAGCGTCAGTACGACCCTGAAAATATCTTCCACCGAAACTACAATATCGCGCCAGATAGCGAACTACGCTAG